A stretch of Colletotrichum lupini chromosome 2, complete sequence DNA encodes these proteins:
- a CDS encoding fungal chitosanase — protein MALVAATINTVDFATTRPSNTFGLSPSNRPVEPYFTQRSTAIPNKAIRSGPDSRSQSYCASFPWVAERLSHTDQTWLRTMNPSIFNRVLLPGCQSRVIPSLLLSAPVKTLETWPRAPSVLVTPWITWRPKRDSLLTIPCPDPSIPSHLIHFSSGSSAAIIKVIMVSLGGVFLLFMFLATQALTRDIPSNVKDFYGFVRGRNKCHHTLASGFHSSEGGSGDFSYCGDYLDDYKIIYLQGKNGELANMDVDCDGERAGGDGRCGSSTDTQSETTFRDQLRSYGTGRRDLNASVHTYVVFGNEGTKSGWPTFSPEKHGVKPLSVIAVVCNDKLLYGIWGDTNGDDGPQAMVGEASISLATACYGNSINGNSGHDDNDVLYIAFTGDDAVPGASGANWTASNYEDFQSSISDLGNKLIERVGSGGNGRPLGDQWMLFSAISFAIIVLLFKIHSGR, from the exons ATGGCGTTGGTTGCTGCCACGATTAACACCGTGGATTTTGCGACCACAAGACCTTCAAACACCTTTGGACTTTCGCCCTCGAATCGCCCTGTCGAGCCATATTTCACACAACGAAGCACAGCCATCCCCAAT AAAGCCATCCGGAGCGGGCCGGATTCTAGGTCTCAGTCATATTGCGCCTCATTTCCATGGGTGGCTGAACGCCTGTCGCACACAGACCAGACATGGCTGAGAACCATGAATCCTTCGATTTTCAACAGAGTATTGTTGCCTGGCTGTCAGTCGCGCGTCATCCCATCATTGCTTCTCTCAGCCCCGGTCAAGACGCTTGAGACCTGGCCAAGAGCCCCCAGCGTGCTCGT GACTCCGTGGATCACGTGGAGACCAAAGCGCGACTCGTTGCTCACGATTCCCTGCCCCGACCCGAGCATCCCGTCTCACCTCATCCATTTCTCTTCAGGCTCATCGGCGGCCATCATTAAAGTCATCATGGTCTCATTAGGCGGCGTCTTCCTTCTTTTCATGTTTCTAGCAACACAAGCGTTGACACGCGATATTCCGAGCAATGTGAAAGACTTCTATGGGTTCGTCCGCGGGCGTAACAAGTGCCACCATACGTTAGCAAGCGGGTTTCACAGCAGTGAGGGTGGCAGCGGAG ACTTCAGCTACTGCGGAGATTACCTGGATGATTATAAAATCATATATCTCCAAGGAAAAAATGGCGAGTTGGCCAACATGGACGTGGACTGCGATGGCGAGCGAGCCGGAGGCGACGGACGTTGCGGCAGCTCCACCGACACTCAATCTGAGACGACATTCCGCGACCAGCTGAGGAGTTATGGGACTGGGCGACGAGACCTCAACGCCTCGGTACACACCTATGTTGTATTCGGGAATGAAGGTACTAAAAGCGGCTGGCCTACGTTCAGCCCAGAAAAGCATGGCGTCAAACCACTCAGCGTAATCGCTGTCGTGTGCAATGACAAATTG CTGTACGGAATCTGGGGAGATACAAATGGTGACGATGGCCCTCAAGCCATGGTAGGTGAGGCTTCCATATCACTCGCCACTGCGTGCTACGGCAATAGTATCAATGGCAACTCAGGACATGATGACAATGATGTCCTATATATTGCCTTCACGGGTGATGACGCTGTCCCTGGAGCAAGCGGGGCAAACTGGACTGCGTCAAATTACGAGGACTTCCAAAGCAGCATCTCAGATCTTGGGAATAAGCTCATTGAGCGTGTTGGGAGTGGGGGGAATGGCAGACCTCTTGGAGATCAATGGATGCTCTTTTCTGCGATTTCCTTTGCAATCATTGTACTACTATT CAAGATTCACAGTGGGCGTTGA